One part of the Bacteroidia bacterium genome encodes these proteins:
- a CDS encoding helix-turn-helix transcriptional regulator encodes MDKISKDLTAASSIPVILGILSKGESYGYEIIQEVKLLSSDKITWTDGMLYPVLHKLEKKGLISSQWKAGENGRRRKYYQITKSGKKAQEQEIQQWKLINGMLDKLWKAHLS; translated from the coding sequence ATGGATAAGATATCTAAAGATTTAACAGCCGCCAGCTCTATCCCTGTCATATTGGGCATCCTCAGTAAGGGAGAGAGTTATGGATACGAAATCATTCAGGAGGTAAAATTACTTTCGAGTGATAAGATCACCTGGACTGATGGCATGCTTTATCCGGTTTTACACAAACTGGAAAAGAAAGGCCTGATCAGTTCTCAATGGAAAGCGGGAGAAAATGGCAGGAGGAGAAAATATTATCAGATTACTAAATCAGGCAAAAAAGCCCAGGAGCAGGAGATTCAGCAATGGAAGCTCATCAATGGGATGCTTGATAAGCTTTGGAAAGCCCATTTAAGCTAA
- a CDS encoding aldo/keto reductase has translation MNYRTLGKTKWKISDVSLGTWQVGGKWGQPFDPKRANEIIRTAIDNGVNFIDTADVYSDGLSEQAVSKAVKETSEKVFIASKCGRRLSPHNADGYNRENITRFVEESLQRMKIDTIDLIQLHCPPTEVFERPEVFGILDDLREQGKIRRYGVSVEKVEEAMKAIKFPNVATVQIIFNLFRLKPAEEFFAAAQKANVGILARVPLASGLLSGKMNLDTKFGEHDHRNFNRNGEAFDKGETFSGVDYALGLKVVKEYIRLFGEEYLVQHALRWILMHEAVSCVIPGASSVDQVLSNVMASEIPALPELAMEDVLKVYDTHVREHVHHLW, from the coding sequence ATGAACTACAGAACCCTCGGCAAAACCAAATGGAAAATTTCGGATGTATCCCTTGGCACCTGGCAAGTAGGTGGCAAATGGGGGCAGCCCTTTGATCCAAAACGTGCAAATGAAATTATCCGCACAGCTATAGACAATGGAGTCAACTTCATAGATACAGCGGATGTATACTCAGATGGATTGAGTGAGCAGGCGGTTTCTAAAGCCGTCAAAGAAACCAGTGAAAAAGTATTTATTGCAAGTAAATGTGGCCGAAGATTGAGCCCGCATAATGCCGATGGCTACAATCGGGAAAATATCACCCGATTTGTGGAGGAAAGTTTGCAGCGAATGAAAATTGATACCATCGACCTCATTCAACTTCATTGTCCTCCAACAGAAGTCTTTGAGCGTCCTGAAGTCTTTGGGATTTTGGATGACCTGCGTGAACAGGGAAAAATCAGAAGATATGGAGTGAGTGTTGAAAAAGTCGAGGAAGCGATGAAAGCCATTAAATTTCCCAATGTGGCTACGGTTCAAATCATCTTTAATCTCTTTCGCCTGAAACCAGCTGAGGAATTTTTTGCAGCCGCACAAAAAGCCAATGTGGGCATACTTGCTCGCGTTCCTCTGGCCAGTGGGCTGCTTTCCGGGAAAATGAACCTTGATACCAAATTTGGCGAGCACGATCACCGAAACTTCAACCGCAATGGCGAGGCTTTTGATAAAGGGGAAACCTTTTCAGGAGTCGATTATGCCCTGGGATTGAAGGTGGTGAAAGAATATATCCGCCTTTTTGGGGAAGAATACCTGGTCCAACATGCGCTGAGATGGATCCTCATGCATGAGGCCGTTTCCTGTGTGATTCCTGGCGCAAGTTCTGTAGACCAGGTACTCTCCAATGTCATGGCTTCTGAAATTCCAGCCTTACCTGAATTGGCGATGGAAGATGTGCTCAAGGTTTATGATACACATGTACGTGAGCATGTCCATCACCTTTGGTAA
- the lpxB gene encoding lipid-A-disaccharide synthase yields the protein MKLYFIAGEDSGDLHSKNLVRALKAQLPSLQTRGVGGDKMIDAGTELIAHIKDINFMGFWEVLKNLSTIRRLFKKVKADIRIWKPDAVVLVDYPGFNLRMLPFLKELGLPVYYYISPQLWAWKKGRKEIIRQYVDRMFVILPFEKDFYAKEGIEVDFVGHPLLDELTYKPADKKESKTIALLPGSRSQEIKRMLPVMLNMTHHFPGYDFVVAGAPSKTEAFYKDIIGNKPVELRMKQTYKILEEADFALVTSGTATLETALHGVPQVVCYKGSFISYQIGKRLVKVKYISLVNLILDRLAVKELIQGEFNVANLKAQLELLMDEGHRSKLLDDYEDLREKLGNEGASERCAKYLLGYLGDAVVQS from the coding sequence ATGAAGCTCTATTTCATAGCCGGAGAAGATTCTGGAGATCTTCACAGCAAGAACCTGGTCAGGGCTTTGAAAGCCCAGCTACCCAGCTTGCAAACCCGTGGAGTAGGAGGGGACAAGATGATTGATGCGGGCACTGAATTGATCGCCCATATCAAGGACATCAATTTCATGGGCTTTTGGGAAGTGCTGAAAAACCTTTCTACCATTCGTCGCCTGTTCAAAAAGGTGAAAGCAGACATTCGTATCTGGAAACCTGATGCAGTCGTTTTGGTGGATTATCCCGGCTTCAATTTGCGCATGCTTCCCTTCCTCAAAGAGTTGGGCTTGCCGGTTTACTATTACATCTCGCCTCAACTCTGGGCCTGGAAAAAAGGACGCAAAGAGATCATCCGTCAATACGTAGATAGGATGTTTGTGATCTTGCCTTTTGAGAAAGATTTTTATGCTAAAGAAGGCATTGAAGTTGATTTTGTAGGTCATCCGCTATTAGATGAATTGACCTATAAGCCAGCGGACAAAAAAGAGAGCAAAACCATAGCATTATTGCCAGGAAGCAGGTCGCAGGAGATCAAACGTATGCTTCCCGTCATGCTCAATATGACACATCATTTCCCCGGCTATGATTTTGTGGTTGCAGGAGCTCCTTCTAAAACAGAAGCTTTCTATAAAGATATCATCGGAAATAAACCGGTCGAGCTGCGGATGAAGCAAACCTATAAGATTCTGGAAGAAGCAGATTTTGCATTGGTTACTTCTGGAACGGCTACTCTGGAGACAGCTCTTCACGGCGTACCTCAGGTCGTTTGCTACAAAGGCTCTTTCATTTCCTATCAAATAGGGAAAAGACTGGTTAAGGTGAAATACATCTCTTTGGTCAATCTCATTCTGGATCGCCTTGCGGTCAAAGAATTGATCCAGGGAGAATTCAATGTAGCGAACTTGAAAGCTCAACTGGAGCTCTTGATGGATGAAGGGCATAGGTCAAAGCTTCTAGATGATTATGAGGACCTGAGAGAGAAGTTGGGCAATGAAGGGGCTTCAGAAAGATGTGCAAAATATCTCCTGGGTTATTTGGGAGATGCTGTAGTTCAATCCTAA
- a CDS encoding ThuA domain-containing protein, with protein MKKFLIVLAILGAIAAAAFFFLRDTGEIKVLIFSKTEGFRHESIEPGIEAIKKMGEEKGFSVAATEDAAVFTETELQKYNVIIFLNTTGDILDQTQQIELNRFIQAGGGWLGIHAAADTEYDWPWYGGLVGGYFKSHPNNPNVREASMKVLDQGHPATEGLPTDMKRTDEWYNYKAIDPDINVLINLDESSYGGGENGEEHPITWYKEYDGGRTFYTGFGHTKESYQEPEFLKLLWGGIQYVAGEGQPVNFDLATAAPEENRFRKIVHAQNLFEPMELVMLPNRKILFVERRGGVKEYDPKTKELRLVKEMDVHFGHEDGLLGLALDPKYAETNQIYLFYSPPGEEAKQHVSRFIYKDGELDLASEQVIIEIPTQRQECCHAAGSLEFGPNGNLFISTGDNTSPRESDGFSPSDEREGRGPFDAQKSSSNTNDLRGKILRIRPTADGYEIPEGNLFAADGSEGRPEIYVMGCRNPYRISIDQHTGDLFWGDVGPDAGNPMENRGPQGHDEINRAKGPGFFGWPYFVGDNKAYNEFDFADSLSLAAYDPLKPINNSPNNTGAQELPPAQPAMVYYPYSASPEFPLVGDGGRNAMAGPVFYLEDYPENPYRYPEYYDGKFFAYDWMRGWIMAISFDENGEMLRMEPFLPNMKFNNPVDIIFGPDGDMWMLEYGTNWFAQNTDARLVHIEYSSGNREPVAVIEAEKSIGGLPLNLQFKGENSIDYDGDVLTYAWSFTSDEVQSTEANPRFTFEKAGTYNVKLKVSDPDGLVHQSSFQVMVGNALPEIKWNIAGNRSFYFEGQNLEYEVEVSDEEDGNIVESNPSAITVSMDYLAKGFDINEISLGHEAMMEKSTALIGKQLISNYNCKACHQEKEKSVGPTYTQISKRYKGDDTAIKNLAQKVIKGGNGVWGQLAMAAHPHVSTGEAEQMIRYILSLEGEIAMPSQPLSGSLAPDFKEENEEAVYVLMASYTDKGGVEIGPLTGRETLILKYPKIHAESAKSLKKVMKFEVTPEMAEGMIDEPMEILIGRDQGYAEYEAFDFTGIQSFDLMAIANSMFMDGGSIEFRIDAPDGKVIGRKEIETSLDFDPVLVPMAIESVEGMHKLYVVFHSNGDGMACVLDYFLPRITAAPGS; from the coding sequence ATGAAAAAGTTTTTAATCGTTCTCGCCATCTTGGGAGCAATAGCAGCAGCTGCATTCTTCTTCCTCAGAGATACCGGAGAAATCAAGGTGCTCATTTTCTCCAAAACGGAGGGCTTTCGACACGAATCCATAGAGCCCGGAATTGAGGCCATCAAAAAGATGGGAGAGGAAAAAGGCTTTTCCGTAGCTGCTACAGAAGATGCTGCGGTTTTTACGGAAACAGAACTCCAAAAATATAATGTCATCATTTTCCTGAATACCACAGGAGATATACTTGATCAGACTCAGCAAATTGAACTCAATCGGTTTATACAAGCCGGAGGAGGTTGGCTGGGAATCCATGCGGCGGCTGATACCGAATATGATTGGCCCTGGTATGGAGGCCTGGTAGGTGGTTATTTCAAAAGCCATCCCAACAATCCCAATGTTCGCGAAGCCAGCATGAAGGTGCTTGACCAGGGACATCCTGCTACAGAGGGATTACCTACGGATATGAAGCGTACAGATGAGTGGTACAATTACAAAGCCATAGACCCGGATATCAATGTGCTGATCAATTTGGATGAAAGTTCTTATGGAGGTGGAGAAAATGGAGAAGAACATCCCATTACCTGGTACAAAGAATACGATGGTGGCCGTACTTTTTATACTGGTTTTGGACATACCAAGGAAAGCTATCAGGAACCTGAATTCCTCAAATTGCTTTGGGGAGGAATCCAATATGTAGCAGGAGAAGGTCAGCCCGTAAACTTTGATTTGGCAACGGCTGCTCCAGAAGAAAATCGCTTCCGCAAGATCGTTCATGCACAGAATCTCTTCGAACCGATGGAATTGGTGATGCTTCCTAATCGCAAAATCCTTTTTGTAGAAAGAAGAGGAGGCGTCAAAGAATATGATCCCAAGACCAAAGAATTACGATTGGTAAAGGAAATGGATGTCCATTTCGGACATGAAGATGGTTTGCTGGGATTGGCACTTGATCCCAAATATGCTGAGACCAATCAAATATATCTTTTCTATTCGCCTCCCGGAGAGGAAGCCAAGCAGCACGTCTCTCGCTTTATCTATAAGGACGGAGAACTGGATTTGGCATCAGAACAAGTAATCATTGAAATTCCTACCCAAAGGCAAGAATGTTGTCATGCAGCAGGCTCTTTGGAGTTTGGTCCCAATGGGAATCTCTTTATCTCAACAGGCGACAATACCAGTCCTCGTGAGTCAGATGGATTTTCGCCTAGCGATGAGCGGGAAGGAAGAGGACCTTTTGATGCCCAGAAATCTTCTTCTAATACCAATGACCTCCGAGGGAAAATTTTGCGTATCAGACCTACTGCCGATGGATATGAAATCCCGGAAGGTAATCTATTCGCTGCTGACGGATCAGAAGGTAGACCGGAGATTTATGTGATGGGTTGTAGAAATCCTTATCGTATCAGTATAGACCAGCATACAGGAGATCTTTTTTGGGGAGATGTAGGGCCAGATGCGGGAAATCCTATGGAGAATCGAGGACCGCAAGGGCATGATGAAATCAATCGAGCCAAAGGCCCTGGTTTTTTTGGTTGGCCCTATTTCGTAGGAGACAATAAAGCCTATAATGAGTTTGATTTTGCGGACAGCCTTTCTCTGGCTGCTTATGATCCTTTGAAACCGATCAATAATTCACCCAATAATACAGGAGCCCAGGAATTACCTCCTGCTCAGCCTGCAATGGTTTACTATCCTTATTCAGCTTCTCCTGAATTTCCCTTAGTGGGAGATGGTGGACGAAATGCCATGGCTGGACCTGTGTTTTATCTGGAAGATTATCCTGAAAACCCCTATAGATATCCAGAATACTATGATGGAAAATTCTTTGCCTATGACTGGATGAGGGGCTGGATCATGGCCATCAGTTTTGATGAAAATGGTGAGATGCTTCGGATGGAGCCCTTTCTCCCGAATATGAAATTTAATAATCCGGTAGACATCATCTTCGGACCAGATGGTGATATGTGGATGCTGGAGTATGGGACAAACTGGTTCGCCCAGAATACTGATGCCCGACTGGTCCATATCGAATATAGCTCAGGTAATCGCGAACCGGTAGCTGTAATCGAGGCGGAAAAAAGCATCGGTGGCCTGCCGCTCAATCTACAGTTTAAAGGAGAAAATTCTATAGACTATGATGGAGATGTACTCACTTATGCCTGGAGTTTTACTTCGGATGAAGTGCAGAGTACGGAGGCCAATCCTCGCTTTACCTTTGAAAAGGCAGGGACTTATAATGTGAAACTCAAAGTTTCCGATCCGGACGGACTGGTACATCAATCAAGCTTTCAGGTAATGGTAGGAAATGCACTTCCAGAGATCAAGTGGAATATTGCAGGTAATCGTTCCTTCTATTTTGAGGGCCAAAATCTGGAGTATGAAGTTGAAGTATCTGATGAGGAAGATGGAAATATCGTGGAAAGCAATCCTTCGGCCATTACCGTTAGTATGGATTATCTGGCGAAAGGATTTGATATCAATGAAATCAGCCTGGGGCATGAAGCCATGATGGAAAAATCAACGGCCCTGATAGGTAAACAATTGATCTCAAATTATAACTGTAAGGCCTGTCATCAGGAAAAAGAAAAATCTGTCGGACCCACATATACTCAGATTAGCAAGCGTTATAAAGGAGATGATACAGCTATTAAGAATCTGGCCCAAAAGGTGATCAAGGGAGGCAATGGTGTATGGGGCCAATTGGCGATGGCTGCCCATCCTCATGTATCCACAGGAGAAGCCGAACAAATGATTCGCTACATTCTTTCTTTGGAAGGAGAAATTGCGATGCCATCACAGCCATTGAGTGGAAGCCTTGCTCCTGATTTCAAAGAAGAAAATGAAGAAGCAGTATATGTCCTCATGGCCAGCTATACGGATAAGGGAGGAGTGGAGATTGGACCTTTGACCGGAAGAGAAACCCTTATCCTAAAATATCCCAAAATCCATGCGGAGAGCGCAAAGAGCCTCAAAAAGGTGATGAAATTTGAAGTTACCCCTGAGATGGCAGAAGGGATGATCGATGAGCCCATGGAGATTTTGATCGGACGGGATCAGGGATATGCAGAATATGAAGCTTTTGACTTCACTGGTATCCAATCCTTTGACCTTATGGCTATCGCCAACTCCATGTTCATGGATGGAGGAAGTATAGAGTTCAGAATTGATGCTCCTGATGGGAAAGTAATTGGCAGAAAGGAAATAGAGACGAGTCTGGACTTCGATCCGGTTCTGGTACCTATGGCTATTGAGTCGGTAGAGGGTATGCATAAACTCTATGTAGTCTTTCATTCAAATGGAGATGGAATGGCTTGTGTGCTCGACTATTTCTTGCCAAGGATTACAGCTGCACCTGGTTCCTGA
- a CDS encoding DUF58 domain-containing protein has translation MNTFFKSLFLRPRLFIVWGGLIAFFVSAYLFPLLIPLAKIATMVLAAFCFLDAALLYLGKGKVVGERLTPERFSNGDINLVKLKLKNEYNFPVQLEVIDEAPDQFQLRKLKFFSNLKSGGEDQVEYELRPVERGEYHFGGLHVFVSSPLGLLKRRFTFGQDQMVPTYPSYIQMRRFQFLAISQRLNDVGVKQIRRLGNSTEFEKIKEYVRGDDYRTINWKATARSGKLMVNQYIDERAQYVYCLIDKSRGMKMPFEGMSLLDYAINACLVLSNIALYRQDRSGLITFAEKIDACLPATNKMTQMNRIQEVLYNQKTQYLEADYERLYTFVKHKISQRSLLILFTNFETLTAVRRQLPYLQKIAKNHLLVVVFFENTELSGLLESNPKNTEEIYIKSIGENFAFEKQQIVRELERNGIISILSPPQSLTVNTINKYLEIKSRAMI, from the coding sequence TTGAATACATTTTTTAAAAGTCTGTTTCTTCGACCGAGGCTCTTCATAGTCTGGGGGGGACTGATTGCCTTTTTTGTCAGTGCATATCTATTCCCCTTACTTATACCTCTGGCCAAGATTGCGACCATGGTTCTTGCGGCATTTTGCTTTCTGGATGCAGCTCTTTTGTATTTGGGGAAAGGCAAAGTTGTAGGGGAAAGACTTACTCCGGAAAGGTTCTCAAATGGTGATATCAACCTCGTCAAGCTGAAACTGAAGAATGAATATAACTTTCCTGTTCAGTTGGAAGTGATAGATGAGGCACCTGATCAGTTTCAACTCAGGAAATTGAAGTTCTTCTCTAATCTTAAATCAGGAGGAGAAGATCAAGTCGAATACGAACTTAGACCGGTCGAAAGAGGGGAGTACCATTTTGGAGGATTACATGTATTTGTTTCTTCTCCCTTAGGTTTGTTGAAAAGACGCTTTACTTTTGGACAGGATCAGATGGTTCCAACCTATCCCTCTTATATCCAGATGCGCCGCTTTCAGTTTCTCGCCATTTCTCAGAGGCTCAATGATGTCGGAGTAAAGCAAATCCGGAGATTGGGAAACAGTACCGAATTTGAAAAGATAAAAGAGTACGTAAGAGGGGATGACTATCGCACGATCAACTGGAAGGCTACCGCTCGATCCGGAAAATTGATGGTCAATCAGTACATCGATGAGCGGGCCCAATATGTTTACTGTCTCATTGATAAAAGCCGGGGTATGAAAATGCCTTTCGAGGGCATGAGTCTGCTGGATTATGCCATCAATGCCTGTCTTGTACTTAGCAATATTGCCCTCTATCGTCAGGACAGAAGTGGATTGATCACTTTCGCAGAAAAGATTGATGCTTGCTTACCGGCCACCAATAAAATGACCCAGATGAATCGGATTCAGGAGGTGTTGTATAATCAGAAAACCCAATACCTGGAAGCCGATTACGAACGTCTATATACCTTTGTCAAACATAAAATTTCCCAAAGGAGTCTCCTGATCCTCTTTACCAATTTTGAAACCCTGACTGCCGTGAGGCGCCAATTGCCTTACTTACAAAAAATCGCTAAAAACCATCTGTTGGTGGTCGTGTTTTTTGAGAATACCGAACTCAGTGGATTGCTTGAGTCAAATCCTAAAAACACCGAGGAGATTTACATCAAATCCATCGGGGAAAATTTTGCCTTCGAAAAGCAACAAATTGTTAGAGAGTTGGAAAGGAATGGAATTATATCCATCCTTTCACCCCCACAAAGCCTCACAGTCAATACCATCAATAAATACCTCGAGATAAAATCACGGGCCATGATCTGA
- a CDS encoding ATP-binding cassette domain-containing protein, translating to MHTQDRIVLDQASIALGSQIFFENFSWRLKPGEHWVISGNAGTGKSFLAEALAQKHRLISGSRTYPFLGDNPSFDERQAAIQMISFMDTGRLFRSVNAVHYYQQRYNAFDSDGHLTVRQYLEHGGFDIRKHEGLLQSIGIFDLLELERIKLSSGQTRKMLLCKVMLKEPKILILDNPYIGLDTGSRQFLNELLDNLVETQDISLVLAGHYRDLPKSINHRLHIYPNKKIEAGPLKNFLKKKDNPSINEEALTQIKKKYQESEQAETFDSIIRFEEVNIQYKDKQILKDLNWEVKAGEKWRIIGPNGSGKSTLLSLIYADNPQAYANSIFLFDQKVGSGQSIWDVKKRIGFTSPELHAYFDRDISAWELVLTGMTDTFYLKTKAQEKDKELARLLFQYFELESIIDQSFERLSTGTQRLLLLIRALVKAAPVLLLDEPFQGLDEISIYRSRYLLDKVLSERHTLLFISHFQEEAPDCVDLELGL from the coding sequence ATGCATACACAAGATCGGATCGTTTTGGATCAGGCTTCTATAGCCTTGGGCTCTCAGATATTTTTTGAAAACTTTTCCTGGAGATTAAAACCAGGAGAACATTGGGTAATCAGTGGAAATGCGGGCACAGGAAAATCTTTTCTAGCAGAAGCACTTGCACAAAAGCACAGATTGATTTCTGGTTCCCGCACTTATCCTTTCCTCGGCGATAATCCCAGCTTTGATGAACGACAAGCTGCTATCCAGATGATCTCTTTTATGGATACGGGTCGACTTTTTCGGAGTGTAAACGCCGTTCATTATTATCAACAAAGATATAATGCCTTTGATTCGGATGGACATCTGACAGTCAGGCAGTATTTGGAACATGGAGGTTTTGACATCCGTAAGCATGAAGGCCTGCTTCAGTCCATTGGTATATTTGACCTACTCGAACTGGAGCGTATCAAATTGTCAAGTGGGCAGACCAGGAAGATGTTGCTCTGCAAAGTGATGCTAAAGGAGCCCAAGATTCTCATTCTCGACAATCCCTATATAGGTCTGGACACCGGAAGTCGTCAATTTCTAAATGAGCTATTAGATAATTTAGTCGAGACACAAGATATCAGCCTGGTTCTGGCTGGCCACTATCGGGATTTACCCAAAAGCATCAATCATCGTCTGCATATTTATCCAAATAAAAAAATTGAAGCTGGCCCACTGAAAAATTTCCTAAAAAAGAAGGATAATCCTTCTATCAATGAGGAAGCCCTGACCCAAATAAAAAAGAAGTACCAAGAATCAGAACAGGCAGAAACCTTCGATTCCATCATCCGATTTGAGGAGGTAAATATTCAATATAAGGACAAGCAAATTCTCAAGGACTTGAATTGGGAAGTGAAAGCCGGAGAGAAATGGCGAATCATCGGGCCGAATGGTTCCGGGAAATCCACTTTGCTCAGCCTCATTTATGCGGACAATCCCCAGGCCTATGCAAACTCGATTTTCTTGTTCGACCAAAAAGTAGGAAGTGGCCAAAGCATCTGGGACGTAAAAAAACGAATCGGATTTACTTCTCCTGAACTCCATGCCTATTTTGATAGAGATATTTCTGCCTGGGAATTGGTTTTGACCGGCATGACGGATACTTTCTACCTGAAAACAAAAGCTCAAGAAAAAGACAAAGAGTTGGCTCGACTGCTTTTTCAATATTTTGAATTGGAAAGCATCATTGACCAATCCTTCGAAAGACTATCAACCGGAACTCAGCGTTTGCTCTTACTTATTAGAGCCCTGGTCAAAGCAGCGCCTGTGCTTTTACTGGATGAGCCTTTTCAGGGATTGGATGAAATCAGCATTTACAGGAGTAGATATTTGCTGGATAAAGTCCTGTCGGAGCGACATACGCTTCTCTTTATCTCGCATTTTCAGGAAGAAGCGCCGGATTGTGTGGATCTGGAGTTGGGATTATGA
- the surE gene encoding 5'/3'-nucleotidase SurE yields the protein MKTRPHILISNDDGILAPGILNLAEIASELGDISIVAPDSAQSGMGHAITIGKPLRVYEEDLPGGLHGFAINGTPADCVKLATGVLLDRAPDLIISGINHGANTSVSTIYSGTLSAAREGAIQDIPSIGFSLCNFQHDADMSAAKAIARIIIKEALEQKMPAGQCLNVNIPDLPLDKLKGIKVTRQAEGRWTEGFDERVDPFGRKYYWMTGEFVLTDKNNGTDIHAIEAGYVSVTPINRDMTRHQDLPSLSEWTLEI from the coding sequence ATGAAAACGAGACCACATATTCTTATATCCAATGACGATGGGATACTGGCACCCGGTATCCTGAATCTGGCAGAGATTGCCAGCGAGCTGGGCGACATCAGTATTGTTGCTCCTGACAGTGCCCAAAGTGGTATGGGACATGCAATTACCATCGGCAAACCTTTGCGGGTTTATGAAGAAGATTTGCCCGGAGGTTTGCACGGCTTTGCGATCAATGGTACGCCCGCAGATTGTGTAAAACTAGCAACAGGCGTTTTACTGGATAGGGCGCCTGACCTAATCATATCAGGCATCAACCACGGGGCCAATACTTCTGTTAGTACTATTTATTCTGGTACCCTGTCCGCTGCCCGAGAAGGAGCCATTCAGGACATTCCTTCCATTGGTTTCTCTCTTTGCAATTTTCAGCATGATGCAGATATGAGCGCAGCCAAAGCTATTGCGCGTATCATTATCAAAGAAGCACTGGAGCAGAAAATGCCTGCCGGCCAGTGTCTGAATGTAAACATACCTGATTTACCTTTGGACAAACTCAAAGGAATCAAGGTGACCCGCCAGGCAGAAGGTCGTTGGACAGAAGGTTTTGACGAAAGGGTAGATCCTTTTGGACGAAAGTACTACTGGATGACCGGAGAATTTGTACTGACGGACAAAAACAATGGGACGGATATACATGCCATCGAAGCGGGTTATGTTTCCGTAACACCTATAAATCGCGACATGACCAGACATCAGGACCTTCCTTCTTTGTCTGAGTGGACGCTCGAAATATGA
- a CDS encoding FAD-binding oxidoreductase gives MERKRFLIVGGGLAGSMLAARLCLKEQEVVLLDDRDPHAASAVAAGLFNVITGRFGAKSWMADALVPELRNFLEIPVFQELKSFVHDSLIYRPFKTAEEYNKWTARSEEDAYKDWADFLSFPQYSDYIENPLGGIMIKQCGWLDIPHFLERLQQILVDQFQLEIQYVAFEEAGLDLGKMTYGDFGTFDEIIFCSGYRSKDISLFSELPIIPNKGEVLLLEIPDLRIPFVLSKKVYLIPQGDQKFICGSTYKNQFDDPHPTQSGKEEICFHLEKALKVPYKVLEQRSGIRPTTPNRRPVLGTHPAHDHLHYFGGFGTKGVLLSPYFSKKMAEYVCGGKEDFLKEVSIGRYLSS, from the coding sequence ATGGAGCGCAAGAGATTCCTGATTGTTGGTGGTGGACTGGCCGGTAGCATGCTGGCTGCTCGACTTTGCCTAAAAGAGCAGGAAGTAGTCCTTCTGGATGATAGAGATCCCCATGCGGCTTCAGCAGTAGCTGCCGGACTCTTCAATGTTATTACGGGTCGCTTCGGAGCTAAGTCCTGGATGGCCGATGCCCTGGTCCCTGAACTCCGCAATTTTCTCGAAATTCCCGTTTTCCAAGAACTGAAATCTTTCGTCCACGACAGCCTCATTTACCGACCTTTTAAAACGGCAGAAGAGTACAACAAATGGACTGCAAGGTCTGAAGAAGATGCCTATAAAGACTGGGCAGATTTTCTCTCCTTTCCTCAATACTCAGACTATATAGAAAATCCCCTGGGAGGCATCATGATCAAGCAATGCGGTTGGTTGGATATCCCCCATTTCCTGGAGCGCTTGCAGCAAATTCTCGTCGATCAATTCCAACTGGAAATTCAGTATGTAGCTTTTGAGGAAGCAGGGCTGGATTTAGGGAAGATGACCTATGGCGATTTTGGTACATTTGATGAGATCATTTTCTGTTCGGGATACAGAAGTAAGGATATTTCCCTTTTTTCTGAACTCCCGATTATTCCCAATAAAGGAGAAGTATTATTGCTCGAAATCCCTGATCTTCGGATTCCTTTTGTTCTGTCTAAAAAAGTTTATCTCATCCCTCAGGGAGATCAAAAGTTCATCTGTGGCTCGACTTATAAAAATCAATTTGACGATCCCCATCCCACACAATCAGGCAAAGAAGAAATCTGTTTTCATCTGGAAAAGGCCCTCAAAGTTCCTTACAAAGTCCTGGAACAAAGAAGTGGGATTCGACCTACTACGCCTAATCGGCGACCGGTATTAGGAACTCACCCTGCGCATGATCACCTTCATTATTTTGGAGGCTTTGGAACCAAAGGCGTTTTGCTTTCTCCTTACTTTTCGAAAAAGATGGCAGAGTATGTATGCGGAGGAAAAGAAGATTTTCTGAAAGAGGTGAGTATCGGGCGCTACCTTTCCTCATAA